In Euphorbia lathyris chromosome 9, ddEupLath1.1, whole genome shotgun sequence, the following are encoded in one genomic region:
- the LOC136205134 gene encoding uncharacterized protein, which yields MVGNSNGEGLADIKEEYLVNLTEDGFNNGNDKNTALDNSTSRKALLDTEYPNLGKQERLKVIPARLTILKFNPDGNFPSPSAKFRQMAERRDEISRSVPSSTSQGFRKRINLIVAHRIDWESVWNIFRSWVKKPFNMALLLWISCVAVSGAILFLVMTGMLNGALRKKTQREAWFEVNNQILNALFTLMCLYQHPKRFYHLVLLCRWRPKDITTLRKIYCRNGSYKPHEWAHMMAIVVLLHINCFAQYALCSLNLGYKRSARPAIGVGICLSVAIAAPAIAGVYSIVSPLGKNYDSELDEEAQNKTLTGNSTSQMSLEKRFSSALRNDQRIVELSPVWRGGLFDIWDNIAIAYLSLFCGFCTFGWNMERLGFGNMYVHIATFLLLCTAPFWIFNLAALNIDNEVIRQALGLTGIVLCLFGLLYGGFWRIQMRKRFNLPENKACCGKPGVADCVQWLCCCWCSLAQEFRTADLYDIVEDKFCRKEKYEKKEASLPPLPLAHDGVVEYRYKATSPSPSRFENIMKPPVLASMKEIPKQNTGGGQLH from the coding sequence ATGGTAGGAAACAGTAATGGAGAAGGCTTAGCAGACATCAAGGAAGAATACCTTGTAAATCTGACTGAAGATGGTTTTAATAATGGTAATGACAAGAATACTGCTCTTGACAATTCAACTTCTAGAAAGGCACTGCTAGACACTGAGTATCCTAATTTAGGGAAGCAAGAAAGATTGAAAGTGATTCCTGCAAGACTTACTATACTGAAATTCAATCCTGATGGCAATTTCCCTTCTCCGTCTGCTAAATTCAGGCAGATGGCGGAGAGAAGAGATGAAATATCCCGTTCTGTGCCTTCTTCAACGAGTCAAGGTTTTCGGAAACGCATCAATTTAATTGTGGCTCATAGAATTGATTGGGAATCGGTTTGGAACATCTTTAGAAGCTGGGTAAAGAAACCGTTTAACATGGCACTACTTTTATGGATAAGTTGTGTTGCAGTCTCAGGAGCAATCCTTTTTCTAGTAATGACAGGAATGTTAAATGGTGCTTTGCGGAAGAAAACACAAAGAGAAGCATGGTTTGAGGTTAACAATCAAATACTGAATGCACTCTTTACTCTTATGTGCCTGTATCAGCACCCGAAGAGGTTCTACCACCTTGTGCTTTTGTGTAGATGGAGACCAAAGGACATAACAACACTCCGAAAAATCTACTGCAGAAATGGCTCTTACAAACCGCATGAATGGGCTCATATGATGGCTATTGTTGTTTTACTTCATATAAATTGCTTTGCTCAATATGCTTTATGCAGCCTCAATTTGGGATACAAAAGATCTGCAAGACCTGCCATAGGTGTCGGTATCTGCCTTTCGGTTGCAATTGCTGCTCCAGCAATTGCAGGAGTCTATTCTATTGTTAGCCCTCTTGGCAAGAATTATGACTCCGAATTGGATGAAGAAGCACAGAATAAAACTCTGACCGGTAATTCTACCAGCCAGATGTCACTGGAGAAGAGATTTTCATCCGCGTTAAGAAATGACCAGCGGATTGTTGAGCTTTCACCGGTTTGGAGAGGGGGATTATTTGACATTTGGGATAACATAGCTATAGCATATCTTTCTCTCTTTTGCGGTTTTTGTACGTTCGGTTGGAACATGGAAAGGCTTGGGTTTGGAAACATGTATGTTCATATTGCCACTTTCCTACTGTTGTGCACTGCTCCCTTTTGGATCTTCAACTTGGCTGCACTCAATATTGATAATGAGGTTATCCGACAGGCCCTAGGATTAACCGGTATAGTCCTCTGTTTGTTTGGTCTGCTGTATGGTGGATTTTGGAGGATTCAGATGAGGAAAAGATTCAATTTGCCGGAAAACAAAGCATGCTGTGGAAAACCGGGTGTTGCAGATTGTGTGCAATGGCTTTGTTGTTGCTGGTGCTCGCTCGCACAAGAATTTCGAACAGCTGACTTGTATGATATTGTGGAGGACAAGTTTTGCAGGAAAGAGAAATATGAGAAGAAAGAGGCGAGTCTTCCCCCTTTACCATTAGCCCACGATGGAGTTGTTGAGTATAGATATAAGGCAACATCTCCGAGTCCAAGCAGATTTGAGAATATTATGAAGCCTCCAGTTTTAGCATCAATGAAGGAAATTCCCAAAC